One window of the Posidoniimonas polymericola genome contains the following:
- a CDS encoding sigma-54-dependent transcriptional regulator: protein MLTIIALDFDGGCGVQLAEKLSEQSRERGIAFWSPDSHLPASRLAEVVRFGGAELLIGDVCSDQLASMASESLRKIEQGRTARAMLRTRRGPEAVSSSTPTHLQGGAKAAAPGYCVPIRSSSGAYAGVTEVEDARSPLRGVILGSSQVMREVRRTIADVAPTRATVLISGPSGTGKELVARSIHNLSRRNDGPFVPVNLAAIAEGLAESQLFGHEKGAFTNALERHDGFCRAAHNGTLFLDEISEMPVALQPKLLRFMQEKKVQTLGLTAEHAVDARIVAAMNRAPDEVVRQGQLREDLYFRLNVVPIRLPPLRERRDDIEDLAKAFLRAMAEYHERDVRDFTAEAIDVLCKFDWPGNVRQLENAIERIVIFCRGETVDAFDIPGEFHGASFADWGPTAADATPDQWSEELTPMQKRERAALVEALQRTGGHVVEAAALLGIGQATLYRKIKQFDISRGPRRRRRNAPR, encoded by the coding sequence TTGCTGACGATTATCGCGCTCGATTTCGACGGCGGATGTGGGGTTCAACTCGCCGAGAAGCTGTCTGAACAGTCGCGGGAGCGGGGCATCGCGTTCTGGTCCCCAGATTCCCACCTGCCTGCCAGCCGGCTTGCCGAGGTCGTGCGCTTTGGCGGGGCGGAGCTGCTCATCGGTGACGTCTGCTCGGACCAGTTGGCGTCAATGGCTAGCGAGTCTCTCCGCAAGATCGAGCAAGGGCGGACGGCCCGCGCCATGCTCCGCACTCGCCGAGGCCCCGAGGCTGTGTCTTCAAGCACGCCGACGCATTTGCAGGGCGGCGCCAAGGCCGCGGCGCCCGGCTACTGCGTGCCCATACGTAGCTCTAGCGGGGCCTACGCCGGTGTTACCGAGGTCGAGGACGCGCGTTCGCCGCTGCGGGGGGTGATCCTCGGGAGCAGCCAAGTGATGCGAGAGGTCCGTCGCACGATTGCCGATGTCGCGCCGACCCGGGCAACCGTGCTGATCAGCGGGCCGAGCGGCACCGGTAAGGAACTCGTCGCCCGTTCGATACACAACCTGAGCCGTAGGAACGACGGTCCTTTTGTGCCTGTGAACCTGGCGGCGATCGCCGAAGGGCTGGCCGAGAGCCAGCTGTTTGGGCACGAGAAGGGCGCCTTTACTAACGCGCTCGAGCGGCACGACGGCTTCTGCCGGGCCGCCCACAACGGCACGCTGTTTCTCGACGAGATCAGCGAGATGCCGGTTGCGCTGCAACCGAAGCTGCTGCGATTCATGCAGGAGAAGAAAGTGCAGACCCTTGGGCTTACGGCCGAGCACGCGGTCGACGCCCGCATCGTTGCGGCGATGAACCGCGCCCCGGATGAAGTCGTCCGTCAGGGGCAGCTCCGCGAGGACCTGTATTTCCGTCTGAACGTCGTACCGATCAGGCTCCCTCCGCTGCGAGAGCGACGCGACGATATCGAGGATCTCGCCAAGGCGTTCCTCCGGGCCATGGCCGAGTACCACGAGCGTGACGTCCGCGATTTCACTGCGGAGGCGATTGACGTGCTCTGCAAGTTCGACTGGCCAGGCAATGTCCGTCAGCTAGAGAATGCGATCGAACGGATTGTCATCTTCTGCCGCGGCGAGACTGTCGACGCCTTCGACATCCCCGGCGAGTTCCACGGGGCGTCTTTCGCCGACTGGGGCCCGACCGCTGCGGACGCGACCCCGGACCAGTGGTCGGAGGAACTCACGCCGATGCAGAAACGGGAGCGGGCCGCGTTGGTTGAGGCGCTGCAGCGGACCGGCGGGCACGTCGTCGAAGCGGCGGCCCTGCTTGGCATCGGCCAGGCGACGCTTTACCGGAAGATCAAGCAATTCGATATTTCTCGGGGCCCACGTCGCCGGCGACGAAATGCTCCCCGCTGA
- a CDS encoding ABC transporter permease: MSQASFATTSSATVPDPGIENATPQGDAAHPGLQEMIIEPVDGWAPVDFKELLRYRELLYFLVWRDVKVRYKQTVLGVAWAILVPLFSMAIFTVIFGNFAGLKDTLPEGLRNAYPVYVYAGLLPWLFFSNAVSLGGMSLVNQQQLLTKIYFPRLFVPTATVGGALVDMGLSAVIFSVLMASYGVVPSIQIALVPLMVVLTCVASLGVAYMLSALTVSYRDFRFVIPFMVQAWQFLSPVVYPASIVPERYQLLYAINPMVGPIEGIRAMVFGSAIPWGMIAVSTLSSLLLFGSGLMIFRRIEARFADIA; the protein is encoded by the coding sequence ATGAGCCAAGCGAGTTTCGCTACTACCTCGAGCGCCACCGTCCCAGACCCCGGGATCGAGAACGCGACGCCGCAAGGCGACGCGGCTCATCCAGGCCTGCAGGAGATGATCATCGAGCCGGTGGACGGCTGGGCTCCGGTTGATTTCAAGGAGCTGTTGCGCTACCGCGAACTCCTGTATTTCCTGGTGTGGCGCGATGTCAAGGTCCGCTACAAGCAGACCGTGCTGGGTGTCGCCTGGGCGATCCTGGTCCCGCTCTTCAGCATGGCGATATTCACCGTGATCTTCGGCAACTTTGCGGGGCTGAAGGACACGCTGCCCGAGGGGCTTCGCAACGCCTACCCGGTCTACGTCTACGCGGGCTTGCTTCCGTGGCTCTTCTTCTCCAATGCGGTCTCTCTGGGCGGTATGTCGCTGGTGAATCAGCAGCAGCTGCTCACCAAAATCTACTTCCCGCGACTGTTCGTCCCGACGGCAACCGTCGGCGGGGCACTGGTTGATATGGGGCTCTCTGCGGTCATCTTCTCGGTGCTGATGGCGAGCTACGGTGTGGTCCCGTCGATTCAAATCGCTCTCGTTCCGCTCATGGTCGTGCTGACTTGTGTCGCCTCCCTGGGCGTGGCCTACATGCTCTCGGCCCTGACGGTGAGTTACCGCGACTTCCGGTTTGTTATTCCGTTCATGGTTCAGGCCTGGCAGTTCCTCAGCCCGGTAGTTTACCCGGCTTCGATCGTGCCGGAGCGGTATCAACTGCTGTACGCAATAAACCCAATGGTCGGCCCGATCGAAGGAATCCGAGCCATGGTGTTCGGCTCGGCGATCCCGTGGGGCATGATCGCTGTTTCGACTCTGAGCTCGCTGCTGCTGTTTGGCAGCGGCCTGATGATATTCCGTCGGATTGAAGCCCGCTTCGCCGATATCGCCTAA
- a CDS encoding ABC transporter ATP-binding protein, whose amino-acid sequence MSTPMIAAAGIGKAYRLGQQEERFTTFGDALVGAVKAPLKRFRQLSGGGGSSLFWALKDVSFEVRQGEVVGIIGRNGAGKSTLLKVLSRITRPTAGRAVMRGRVASLLEVGTGFHPELSGRENIYLNGSILGMRKTEIDRKFDEIVDFSEVEKFLDTPVKRYSSGMYVRLAFAVAAHLEPEILIVDEVLAVGDAQFQKKCLGKMQEVSQGEGRTVLFVSHNMAAVKRLCNRGLFVSQGSIQVDGNVDDAVDAYSRFFQTYDDAPESGECDVAVVDSVSVTGPGEGMVESGKPCRFRVHQRVKPGYENLAFRVRVFDQRGVNAFGVSTEDISADKTLEADEPLSVDLSMDRLQLTPGNYAVVCEWVDRVTWKNYTLDKMFPFTVESSGEVYDIPLMFEKHGLLLPQAEFSVARA is encoded by the coding sequence ATGAGCACACCAATGATCGCCGCCGCCGGTATCGGCAAGGCCTACCGCCTGGGCCAGCAGGAGGAGCGTTTCACGACCTTCGGCGACGCGCTTGTCGGGGCGGTGAAGGCGCCGCTGAAGCGCTTCCGGCAGCTCAGTGGCGGTGGGGGAAGCAGCCTGTTCTGGGCGTTGAAGGACGTTTCGTTCGAAGTCCGGCAGGGGGAGGTTGTGGGCATCATTGGGCGGAACGGCGCGGGCAAGAGCACCCTGCTCAAGGTGCTCAGCCGCATCACTAGGCCAACCGCTGGCAGAGCAGTAATGCGGGGCCGGGTTGCCTCGTTGCTGGAAGTCGGCACCGGGTTCCACCCCGAGCTATCCGGCCGCGAGAACATCTACCTCAACGGCTCGATCCTCGGCATGCGGAAGACCGAGATCGACCGCAAGTTCGATGAGATTGTCGACTTCTCCGAGGTTGAAAAATTCCTCGATACCCCAGTCAAACGCTACTCGAGCGGCATGTACGTCCGCCTGGCGTTCGCGGTCGCGGCCCACCTGGAGCCAGAGATCCTGATCGTCGACGAGGTGTTGGCGGTTGGCGACGCCCAGTTCCAGAAAAAGTGCCTGGGCAAGATGCAGGAGGTCTCCCAGGGGGAGGGTCGCACCGTGCTCTTTGTCAGCCACAACATGGCGGCTGTGAAGCGGCTCTGCAATCGCGGGCTGTTTGTCAGCCAGGGGAGCATTCAGGTCGACGGAAACGTCGACGACGCTGTAGACGCCTACAGCAGATTCTTTCAGACGTACGACGACGCGCCGGAGTCGGGTGAGTGCGACGTCGCCGTGGTGGATTCGGTTTCTGTCACCGGGCCTGGTGAAGGCATGGTGGAGTCGGGGAAGCCGTGCCGGTTTCGCGTGCATCAACGGGTGAAGCCCGGCTACGAGAACCTCGCTTTCCGCGTGCGGGTGTTCGATCAACGCGGAGTCAACGCGTTCGGCGTGAGCACCGAAGACATTAGCGCCGACAAGACGCTCGAGGCGGACGAACCGCTGAGTGTGGACCTTTCGATGGACCGGCTTCAGCTCACCCCGGGCAACTACGCCGTGGTCTGCGAGTGGGTTGATCGGGTTACGTGGAAGAACTACACGCTGGATAAGATGTTCCCGTTCACCGTCGAGTCTAGTGGCGAGGTCTACGACATACCTCTCATGTTCGAGAAGCACGGCCTGCTGCTGCCTCAGGCCGAATTCAGCGTGGCCCGAGCGTAG
- a CDS encoding glycosyltransferase family 2 protein, which yields MKVSVITCTYNGAWCLERTLRALAEQTLPKSEWELVFVDNASTDGSGELATRLIAELGIRGAVLHEPQPGKTFALQTAFRAAQGEFFCTVDDDNLLASDYLANAAECLAANPGFGLIGGKVLPVMEDPEASLEDACHWTRAMLAVRDFGEDVIAGNAPIGAGMAGRTAVMRGVYESIGTHLPDRIGDGPGCCEDHEKSQTFRRLGWEVAYVPCLSLDHVIPAKRLDPEYIWSIACSAQWAKPWLSVLANPAAHRSRARHLVSASALAACAARYRLAELVGWRGAIQGKSANCWRRFYESRAAGYVALARRFRDVSGHLERIEIAKKSLSPDSFAASPRTESSHSSASRAEVCR from the coding sequence ATGAAAGTCAGTGTTATAACCTGTACCTACAATGGCGCCTGGTGCCTTGAGAGGACGCTGCGCGCGCTCGCCGAGCAGACTCTACCGAAGTCGGAGTGGGAGCTGGTTTTCGTCGACAACGCCAGCACCGACGGATCCGGCGAACTTGCAACGCGTCTGATCGCAGAGTTGGGGATCCGCGGAGCCGTCCTGCACGAACCCCAGCCCGGCAAAACCTTCGCGCTGCAGACCGCGTTCCGCGCCGCACAGGGCGAGTTTTTCTGCACCGTCGACGACGACAACCTGCTGGCGTCGGACTACTTGGCGAACGCAGCGGAGTGCCTTGCCGCCAACCCTGGCTTCGGGCTTATCGGCGGCAAGGTGTTGCCGGTGATGGAGGACCCCGAGGCGAGTCTCGAGGACGCATGCCACTGGACGCGGGCGATGCTCGCGGTTAGGGACTTCGGCGAAGATGTGATTGCCGGAAACGCTCCGATTGGTGCGGGGATGGCCGGCCGTACTGCTGTCATGCGAGGCGTCTACGAGTCGATCGGCACCCACCTTCCAGACCGGATCGGGGATGGGCCGGGCTGCTGCGAAGACCACGAGAAGAGCCAGACTTTCCGCCGGCTGGGCTGGGAGGTGGCTTACGTGCCGTGTCTTTCGCTGGATCACGTTATCCCAGCCAAGCGCCTCGACCCTGAGTACATCTGGAGCATCGCGTGCTCGGCTCAGTGGGCCAAGCCGTGGTTGAGCGTGCTGGCGAACCCGGCCGCGCACCGGAGCCGCGCCCGTCATTTAGTCTCCGCCTCGGCGCTGGCCGCCTGCGCGGCGCGATACCGGCTTGCCGAGCTGGTCGGGTGGCGCGGGGCCATTCAGGGCAAGTCCGCGAACTGCTGGCGCAGGTTCTACGAATCCCGCGCGGCCGGCTATGTGGCGCTGGCCCGACGGTTCCGCGACGTGTCGGGGCACCTTGAGCGAATTGAGATCGCTAAGAAGAGCCTTTCGCCGGACTCGTTCGCCGCGTCGCCGCGGACGGAGTCCTCCCATTCGTCGGCTTCCCGAGCGGAGGTGTGCCGATGA